One window from the genome of Kaistella carnis encodes:
- a CDS encoding TonB-dependent receptor plug domain-containing protein, translated as MKRILLVNIFVLLFTNSFAQQYSSDSTKSHHIQEVIVIGTTKISSKENKPLGSIDEYLEKSAKVDMVKRGAYAWEPLINGLPTERTLVTIDGMRIFGACTDKMDPITSYIEVSNLMEASISSGQEGSCHGNTIGGSIDLKRNKMMFGQKKWNFNLNSGYESVNQQKIFGAGTNFKTEKFYTDVNFMTRDAENYKAGGNIEVPYSQFQKINVSGISGVKLGENKLLETSVIYDKANDVGYPALPMDVSVAEALITSLKFQVLPESDFLKSWETKVYFNTIMHRMDDTKRANVPIHMDMPGWSKTYGYYSHLKSVFNNHNLLLNINGFYNKSRAEMTMYPVDKSEKLMFMLTWPDVRTIAQAIYLEDQINLNQNSSVRLSASVTMHQNKVESEFGLNSLQIFYPEINSEKTRVLKSFAANYQFDKNGFQVGFGLGYGDRAPSVSEGYGFYLFNSFEKYDYIGNPNLKNESSLEANAFVGLKKERYSAKVSSSYFHISDYIVGKILDHLVPMTIGANGVKGYTALDYATLFNISLSTEVKVADPLKWTTQFVYTRGKDNKNENLPFMSPFSYQTSLRYEKNKFSAEAAVFGNTKYQDFAPQYGESETAAYAIINANLGYQLSFGKTKIFTRIGVENILDRFYTTYSDWNQIPRPGRNYFVNLNFNL; from the coding sequence ATGAAACGAATCCTACTTGTGAATATTTTCGTTCTTCTATTTACCAATAGTTTTGCGCAACAATATTCATCCGATTCTACCAAGTCACACCATATTCAGGAAGTTATTGTGATTGGAACGACTAAAATTTCCAGCAAAGAAAACAAACCCTTAGGTTCAATAGATGAATACCTGGAAAAATCTGCGAAAGTAGATATGGTGAAACGGGGCGCTTATGCCTGGGAACCGCTCATCAATGGTTTGCCGACCGAACGAACTTTAGTCACTATTGACGGAATGCGAATTTTCGGAGCGTGTACCGATAAAATGGATCCGATTACATCTTATATCGAAGTTTCTAATTTAATGGAAGCCAGTATCAGTTCAGGTCAGGAAGGTTCTTGCCACGGAAATACCATCGGCGGTTCTATCGATTTGAAAAGAAACAAAATGATGTTTGGTCAAAAGAAATGGAATTTTAATTTGAACAGCGGTTATGAATCAGTAAATCAGCAAAAGATTTTCGGCGCAGGAACGAATTTTAAAACAGAGAAATTTTATACCGATGTTAATTTTATGACGCGTGATGCTGAAAATTATAAAGCCGGCGGAAATATCGAAGTTCCGTATTCCCAGTTTCAAAAAATAAATGTTTCCGGAATTTCCGGAGTGAAGTTGGGTGAAAACAAATTATTAGAAACCTCAGTTATTTATGACAAAGCCAATGATGTCGGTTATCCTGCTTTACCAATGGATGTTTCGGTTGCCGAAGCATTAATTACTTCTTTGAAATTTCAAGTGTTGCCAGAAAGTGACTTTCTGAAAAGTTGGGAAACAAAAGTTTATTTCAACACCATCATGCACAGAATGGACGATACCAAAAGAGCAAACGTGCCGATTCACATGGATATGCCGGGTTGGAGTAAAACGTATGGATATTATTCTCACTTGAAATCGGTTTTTAATAACCATAATTTATTACTCAATATTAATGGGTTTTACAACAAATCCCGTGCAGAAATGACGATGTATCCAGTAGATAAAAGTGAAAAATTAATGTTCATGTTGACTTGGCCGGATGTTAGAACTATTGCTCAGGCGATTTATCTGGAAGATCAAATTAATTTGAATCAAAATTCAAGTGTAAGATTATCTGCTTCAGTAACGATGCATCAAAATAAAGTGGAAAGTGAATTTGGCTTAAACAGTTTACAGATTTTTTATCCCGAAATAAATTCGGAAAAAACCAGAGTTCTAAAAAGTTTCGCTGCCAATTACCAGTTTGATAAAAATGGATTTCAGGTAGGTTTCGGTTTAGGATATGGAGATCGTGCGCCATCAGTTTCTGAAGGGTACGGATTTTATTTATTTAACAGTTTTGAGAAATACGATTATATCGGAAATCCAAATCTTAAAAATGAATCTTCATTAGAAGCGAACGCTTTTGTTGGTTTGAAAAAAGAAAGATACAGTGCTAAAGTTTCCTCTTCATATTTTCACATTTCGGATTATATCGTCGGAAAAATCTTAGATCATCTTGTTCCAATGACGATTGGTGCGAATGGTGTTAAAGGTTATACAGCCTTAGATTATGCAACTTTATTTAATATTAGTTTATCAACAGAAGTAAAAGTTGCTGATCCTTTAAAATGGACGACGCAATTTGTTTACACGCGTGGAAAAGACAATAAAAACGAAAATTTGCCTTTTATGAGTCCGTTCAGTTATCAAACTTCTTTGCGTTATGAAAAGAATAAATTCTCCGCAGAAGCAGCCGTTTTTGGAAATACAAAATACCAGGATTTTGCACCACAATATGGTGAATCTGAAACTGCGGCTTATGCGATCATCAATGCGAATTTGGGTTATCAGTTGTCTTTCGGAAAAACAAAAATTTTCACCAGAATAGGAGTAGAAAATATTTTAGATCGCTTTTACACGACCTATTCTGACTGGAATCAGATTCCAAGACCAGGGAGAAATTATTTTGTGAATCTTAATTTCAACCTTTAA
- a CDS encoding sulfite exporter TauE/SafE family protein yields the protein MELIGYFLAVVIGLVMGLIGGGGSILSVPIFVYIFGFDSITATTLSLFVVGATSLVGSSGFMKQKLIDFPTAFIFGVPSILGVLFSRRLIVPNLPEYIINKWGMSINKDMFLLLLFAILMLVSSVKMIRKTERPFGRKENGNNYTILVSQGLLVGIITGLIGAGGGFLIVPALVMLIGLPMKRAVATSLFIISMNSLLGFLSSMKAVSADWTFLAVFTSLSIVGIFIGIAAAKKIDGRKLKPIFGWIVLVMGLLIIVTEIFFKQQITI from the coding sequence ATGGAATTGATCGGATACTTTTTAGCGGTGGTAATTGGTCTTGTGATGGGGCTTATTGGCGGTGGTGGAAGTATTTTGAGCGTTCCTATTTTTGTATATATTTTCGGTTTTGACTCTATTACGGCAACAACCTTGTCGCTTTTTGTGGTCGGAGCTACAAGTCTGGTCGGATCTTCTGGATTTATGAAGCAGAAATTGATTGATTTTCCAACCGCTTTTATTTTTGGAGTTCCGTCAATTCTCGGCGTATTGTTTTCCCGAAGATTGATTGTCCCAAACTTACCGGAATATATCATCAATAAATGGGGAATGAGCATTAACAAAGACATGTTTTTACTCTTGCTTTTTGCAATTTTAATGCTGGTGTCTTCCGTTAAAATGATCAGAAAAACCGAAAGACCTTTTGGTAGAAAAGAGAACGGAAATAATTACACCATATTGGTTTCTCAAGGTTTGCTTGTAGGGATTATTACCGGTTTAATAGGAGCCGGCGGCGGATTTTTAATAGTACCGGCATTGGTCATGTTAATCGGGTTGCCCATGAAAAGAGCAGTGGCAACTTCGCTTTTCATCATATCAATGAACTCTCTGCTTGGCTTTTTAAGTTCCATGAAAGCAGTGAGCGCAGACTGGACTTTTCTTGCCGTTTTCACCAGTCTTTCCATTGTCGGAATTTTTATAGGAATTGCGGCTGCGAAGAAAATTGACGGTAGAAAACTGAAACCCATATTCGGCTGGATCGTTTTAGTCATGGGACTGTTAATTATTGTTACAGAAATATTTTTTAAACAACAAATTACGATATGA
- a CDS encoding rhodanese-like domain-containing protein, with product MNFKHLIILLIFFAGISSCKSVSVENEVSRTEIKEMVTDTETVLVDVRIPEEFAEKTAKGAINIPLATIEQNLDFLKKQKQIVVFCNRGRQAEQAVELLKKNGITNVYSAKTVQNVEAIQNEK from the coding sequence ATGAATTTTAAACATTTAATCATCTTATTGATATTTTTTGCCGGAATTTCTTCCTGCAAAAGTGTAAGTGTAGAAAATGAAGTTTCCCGCACGGAAATAAAAGAAATGGTAACAGATACGGAGACTGTTTTGGTTGATGTACGGATACCGGAAGAATTTGCCGAAAAAACGGCAAAAGGGGCTATTAATATTCCCTTGGCAACCATTGAGCAAAACCTGGATTTTTTGAAAAAGCAAAAGCAAATCGTTGTGTTTTGTAATAGAGGAAGACAGGCCGAACAAGCGGTGGAACTTTTGAAAAAGAATGGGATTACTAACGTTTATAGTGCTAAAACAGTACAAAACGTGGAAGCCATTCAAAATGAAAAATAA
- a CDS encoding DUF6132 family protein, with protein sequence MNRLLQKYKFGIVGILVGGILGYAYYHFIGCNTGTCAITSKPMNSTVYGMVMGYLMFSVFQKPKTKQQNV encoded by the coding sequence ATGAATAGATTACTTCAAAAATATAAATTTGGAATTGTTGGGATTTTGGTAGGCGGGATCTTAGGGTATGCGTATTACCATTTTATTGGTTGTAACACCGGAACCTGTGCCATTACCTCAAAGCCCATGAATTCTACAGTCTACGGAATGGTAATGGGTTACTTGATGTTTTCAGTTTTTCAAAAGCCTAAAACAAAGCAGCAGAATGTTTGA
- a CDS encoding rhodanese-like domain-containing protein — protein sequence MFDFIKKLFGGKTVDLKELYVNGAQIIDVRTPAEFSNGHIKQSKNIPLQELVSEMKKLDVKKPIITCCASGMRSASAKSLLQQNGFEVHNGGGWASLQNKLNK from the coding sequence ATGTTTGATTTTATTAAAAAATTATTTGGTGGCAAGACAGTAGATTTAAAAGAGCTCTATGTTAATGGAGCTCAAATTATCGATGTTCGGACTCCTGCAGAATTTTCCAATGGACATATTAAGCAGTCGAAAAATATTCCCTTGCAGGAACTCGTGAGCGAAATGAAGAAACTGGATGTTAAAAAACCCATCATTACGTGTTGTGCCAGCGGAATGCGAAGCGCTTCTGCAAAATCACTTCTGCAACAGAATGGTTTTGAAGTGCACAATGGAGGCGGATGGGCTTCTCTCCAAAATAAATTAAACAAATGA
- a CDS encoding thioredoxin family protein, with protein MSQKFKELIDSERPVLIDFFATWCGPCKVQSSVLNTVKENIGDGARIVKIDIDQFPDIASEYGVRGVPTLAVFKKSELLYKQSGVHDVNTLTNLLQKFI; from the coding sequence ATGTCACAAAAATTTAAAGAACTTATCGATTCTGAGCGTCCAGTCTTAATAGACTTTTTTGCCACGTGGTGTGGGCCTTGTAAAGTTCAATCGTCTGTTTTAAATACGGTAAAAGAAAATATTGGCGATGGTGCCCGAATTGTTAAAATAGATATTGATCAGTTTCCGGATATTGCTTCAGAATATGGCGTTCGTGGCGTACCGACTTTGGCGGTATTTAAAAAAAGTGAATTGCTTTATAAGCAAAGCGGCGTTCATGATGTAAATACTTTGACCAATTTATTGCAAAAGTTCATCTAA
- a CDS encoding amidohydrolase, with the protein MNTLKISGINLDISWKDKDANYHTIQKAAQYISTDILLLPEMFATGFYMKPNEIADENEETLRWMKSLAHERQTAVCGSVAVKENDVFYNRMYFVEPNGTFYSYDKRHLFSYSGEDKTYTPGKEKVIVHYKGWRILLQVCYDLRFPVFTRNNDNYDVILYVANWPKSRIDAWQTLLKARAIENQAYVFGLNRIGIDGNNLEYPESSYCYFADGTEVSTTSENIISAEFTREKLENFREKFPFLSDRDHFSLNLI; encoded by the coding sequence ATGAACACTTTAAAAATTTCAGGTATAAATTTAGACATAAGCTGGAAAGATAAAGATGCGAATTATCACACCATTCAAAAAGCAGCGCAATATATTTCAACCGATATATTACTTTTGCCTGAAATGTTTGCAACAGGATTCTACATGAAACCGAATGAAATTGCTGATGAAAATGAAGAGACGCTACGCTGGATGAAATCGTTGGCACACGAAAGACAAACTGCGGTTTGTGGAAGTGTAGCCGTTAAAGAAAATGATGTATTTTACAACAGAATGTATTTTGTAGAACCAAATGGAACCTTCTATTCTTATGACAAAAGACATTTATTCTCCTATTCGGGGGAAGATAAAACATACACGCCCGGAAAAGAAAAAGTGATCGTTCATTATAAAGGATGGCGGATCTTATTACAGGTCTGCTACGATTTACGCTTTCCTGTTTTCACAAGAAATAATGACAATTATGATGTCATATTGTATGTCGCAAACTGGCCAAAAAGTCGAATAGATGCCTGGCAAACTTTATTAAAAGCAAGAGCTATAGAAAACCAGGCGTATGTTTTTGGCTTAAACAGAATCGGAATTGATGGTAATAATCTGGAGTACCCCGAGAGCTCTTATTGTTATTTCGCTGATGGAACTGAAGTTTCTACAACTTCTGAAAATATAATTTCTGCAGAATTCACCAGAGAAAAATTAGAAAATTTCCGAGAGAAATTTCCATTCTTATCAGATCGCGATCATTTCTCTCTGAATTTAATTTAG
- a CDS encoding DUF6646 family protein: MKKLVLAFTLFFVGQMAFAQAWSGKGDQKIQVGFNGWGYGTGITGTYDYGLSKLISVGAGANFFFDHDNDKYADDDFGIFGRLNFHLQEPLGLPSNWDIYPGIDLGLLGKSGTYFGAHVGVRYFFNQNVGIYLEAGNNGSLGVSFNL; this comes from the coding sequence ATGAAAAAGTTGGTTTTAGCTTTTACTCTATTTTTTGTTGGACAAATGGCATTCGCTCAGGCGTGGTCTGGAAAAGGTGATCAAAAAATCCAAGTGGGTTTTAATGGTTGGGGTTATGGAACTGGTATTACAGGGACGTACGATTATGGTTTGTCTAAATTGATCTCTGTTGGAGCTGGTGCAAATTTCTTCTTCGATCACGACAATGACAAATATGCTGATGATGATTTCGGTATATTCGGTAGATTAAACTTTCACCTACAAGAACCATTAGGTCTTCCTTCAAACTGGGATATTTATCCAGGTATTGATTTAGGTCTTTTAGGAAAAAGCGGAACCTATTTTGGAGCTCACGTTGGCGTAAGATACTTCTTTAACCAAAATGTTGGTATTTATCTGGAGGCGGGTAACAACGGAAGCTTAGGTGTTTCATTTAACTTATAG
- the rseP gene encoding RIP metalloprotease RseP, which translates to MTLIQLFQFILSISILVILHELGHFIPAKLFKTKVEKFYLFFDPWFSIAKKKIGDTEYGIGWLPFGGYVKIAGMVDESMDTEQLKQPAQPWEFRSKPAWQRLIIMLGGVTVNFFLAWVIYSSLSYFKGEIYHDNTKFENGVSVSPAGQKMGLKSGDKILKIDGKPAERMETSTINMLFANEVTVLREGKEVTFPINEDGVADVLAENEAKLYFSPRFPAVIDNLLPNGSAKSAGLMKGDKIVGINGKPVMFYDEVTTKLSQLKNKDVVLDIDRNNVVQQYNLKLNNEGKIGFGPGGSLAQQEFEKTRVVKKYTLAEAIPRGFTRTIDVLVMQVKQFKIVFNTKTQGYKKISGPIGIIKQMPETINWEFFWSFTAMFSVWLAFLNLIPIPGLDGGHVVFTLWEMITGKPVPQKVLENAQMIGVIFLLGLMVLIFGSDIVKWITGKF; encoded by the coding sequence ATGACATTAATACAATTATTTCAATTTATTCTGAGCATTTCGATTCTCGTAATCCTTCATGAATTGGGGCATTTTATTCCCGCAAAACTTTTCAAAACAAAGGTTGAGAAATTCTATCTTTTTTTTGATCCTTGGTTTTCAATCGCAAAGAAAAAAATTGGTGATACCGAATACGGAATCGGTTGGCTGCCGTTTGGTGGTTATGTAAAGATCGCGGGAATGGTTGATGAAAGTATGGATACGGAACAGCTGAAACAGCCTGCGCAACCATGGGAGTTCCGAAGTAAACCGGCTTGGCAGCGACTCATCATTATGCTGGGTGGTGTTACCGTGAATTTCTTTTTGGCTTGGGTTATTTATTCTTCTTTAAGTTATTTTAAAGGGGAAATCTACCACGATAATACAAAATTTGAAAACGGAGTTTCAGTTTCTCCCGCAGGTCAAAAAATGGGCTTGAAAAGTGGAGACAAGATTTTAAAAATCGATGGTAAACCTGCCGAAAGAATGGAAACATCGACTATCAATATGCTTTTTGCCAATGAAGTTACCGTTTTAAGAGAGGGTAAAGAAGTTACGTTCCCTATTAATGAAGATGGGGTGGCTGATGTTTTGGCAGAGAATGAAGCTAAATTATATTTTAGTCCGCGTTTTCCTGCGGTAATCGACAATCTTCTTCCAAATGGATCTGCAAAATCTGCTGGTTTAATGAAAGGTGATAAAATTGTCGGGATTAATGGAAAGCCTGTAATGTTTTATGATGAGGTGACTACAAAACTATCACAACTAAAAAATAAGGACGTTGTTTTAGACATTGACCGAAATAATGTCGTGCAACAGTATAATCTAAAATTAAACAATGAAGGTAAAATTGGATTTGGTCCCGGTGGTTCGCTTGCTCAACAGGAATTTGAGAAGACGCGCGTAGTTAAGAAATATACTCTTGCAGAAGCAATTCCAAGAGGTTTCACAAGAACAATTGATGTTTTGGTGATGCAGGTAAAACAGTTCAAAATAGTATTCAATACCAAAACCCAGGGCTATAAGAAAATTTCAGGGCCTATTGGGATTATCAAGCAAATGCCGGAAACCATCAATTGGGAGTTTTTCTGGAGTTTTACGGCGATGTTCTCTGTGTGGTTGGCCTTCCTTAATTTAATCCCGATTCCGGGCTTAGATGGAGGTCACGTAGTGTTTACCCTTTGGGAAATGATCACCGGAAAACCTGTTCCGCAAAAAGTTTTAGAAAATGCTCAGATGATTGGTGTTATTTTCCTGCTTGGATTAATGGTTTTAATCTTCGGAAGTGACATTGTAAAGTGGATTACAGGAAAATTTTAA